A part of Gambusia affinis linkage group LG21, SWU_Gaff_1.0, whole genome shotgun sequence genomic DNA contains:
- the LOC122824298 gene encoding structural maintenance of chromosomes flexible hinge domain-containing protein 1-like: MSTLLRARNHCVFTVFSVTVFSEEGSPMTAFKPADLSMLLWEGPPSMRPTVATELKYKNPVENERKDCYEFRDEEIPTCVGEYTVEFSLQTNKKEDHLSHQISVTVVANEPIKLQPDYHQQTPVVFYCTDIANRILVENMTLKITDQFGNSAGQNLDGTVFISIKCPKEERNRSLPLFDGKTNTISIKLKEGSVLINSLAIMENSPGDNGSRYILHFKPEVTNPPTSLSPFELPFNFYNDAENQQKKIQLMKKKDELTEALKECNKNFDTIRKQNDFLKNKVEGSTRKEVSLRKELNERGIKTEHPLSIEDSKKCLDQKKSEVERIEKMPRRIFSIHKKFSGPDVLGMVGELAFVADEDVARVISWLLQGDMDCVITTTTTAAQKIYDDTQGNQQVMALDSILVQQRDRPLPHIQNCQELFKPSGNPTFARKHLIYRDKQLSCDRNNLIKVFKNLLGDTIVMDDLFAATNYRKALVEKHIQCPTILTREGERVSNRGKFGGAQNRAPSIDKLKVFGAPLPDSYEELKKQIDVLHQYCAAVEEIEKAKKDLSHYCPKWVDEMQNEKTQIDVITKELEEINKQLASVSVRAGKRASGNSEESPGTASKRQRRRCMDQPGSFSEMN; encoded by the exons ATGAGTACTTTATTGAGGGCCAGAAATCACTGCgttttcacagttttctcaGTGACAGTGTTTTCTGAAGAAGGGAGTCCGATGACAGCTTTTAAACCTGCTGATCTGTCCATGTTGCTATGGGAGGGACCACCATCAATGCGCCCTACAGTG GCCACTgagctaaaatacaaaaacccTGTTGAAAATGAGAGGAAAGACTGTTATGAATTTAG AGACGAAGAAATCCCAACGTGTGTTGGGGAGTACACTGTAGAGTTTTCTctacaaaccaacaaaaaagaagatcATCTTAGCCATCAG ATCAGTGTAACAGTTGTGGCCAACGAACCCATCAAACTGCAACCTGATTATCATCAACAAACTCCAGTTGTTTTCTACTGTACAGACATTGCCAATCGAATCTTGGttgaaaacatgactttgaaGATAACA gaccAGTTTGGAAATTCAGCCGGGCAAAACCTGGATGGAACTGTGTTCATCTCAATAAAGTGTcctaaagaagaaagaaacagaagcctCCCTCTGTTTGATGGAAAAACTAACACCATTTCAATTAAGCTAAAAGAAGGAAGTGTCCTCATCAAT AGTTTAGCGATCATGGAGAACAGTCCTGGTGACAATGGAAGCAGATATATTCTCCACTTCAAGCCAGAAGTGACAAATCCTCCCACATCTCTGAGTCCCTTTGAACTGCCTTTCAACTTTTACAACG ATGCTGagaaccaacaaaaaaaaattcaactgatGAAGAAGAAGGATGAACTGACTGAAGCTTTGAAAGAATGCAATAAAAACTTTGATACAATTcgtaaacaaaatgattttcttaAAA ATAAAGTTGAAGGCTCAACTAGGAAAGAAGTTTCTCTCAGAAAAGAGCTGAATGAAAGAGGCATAAAAACCGAACACCCATTATCA atTGAAGATAGTAAAAAATGCCTAGACCAGAAGAAATCTGAAGTGGAAAGAATAGAGAAAATGCCAAGAAGAATCTTTTCCATTCATAAAAAATTCAGCGGGCCTGACGTTCTTGGAATG GTTGGTGAACTGGCCTTTGTTGCTGATGAAGATGTTGCAAGGGTCATCTCGTGGCTCCTGCAGGGAGACATGGACTGTGTCATCACTACAACGACAACAGCAGCTCAGAAAATCTATGATGATACACAGGGCAATCAGCAGGTCATGGCCCTCGACAGTATTCTTGTGCAACAGAGAGACAG ACCCCTGCCACACATACAAAACTGTCAAGAACTTTTTAAACCTTCTGGAAACCCAACCTTTGCCAGGAAACACCTGATTTATCGTGACAAACAGCTGAGTTGTGATCGCAACAATCTGATAAAAG TGTTTAAAAACCTCCTTGGTGACACGATTGTGATGGATGACTTATTCGCCGCCACCAACTACAGAAAGGCC CTTGTGGAGAAGCATATACAGTGTCCCACCATATTGACCCGAGAAGGGGAAAGAGTCAGTAACAGGGGCAAATTTGGAGGTGCACAGAATAGAGCGCCATCGATTGACAAACTGAAAGTCTTTGGAGCTCCTCTACCAGACAGCTACGAAGAACTGAAGAAACAAATAG ATGTGCTTCATCAGTACTGTGCAGCAGTGgaagaaatagaaaaagcaaaaaaggatCTTAGTCACTATTGCCCAAAATGGGTGgatgaaatgcaaaatgaaaaaacacagattGATGTGATAACAAAGGAACTAGAAGAGATTAACAAACAACTTG CATCAGTGTCAGTGAGAGCAGGAAAACGTGCTTCTGGAAACTCTGAGGAGTCACCTGGCACCGCTTCAAAACGTCAAAGACGGAGATGCATGGACCAGCCAGgatctttttctgaaatgaactaa